A DNA window from Argiope bruennichi chromosome X2, qqArgBrue1.1, whole genome shotgun sequence contains the following coding sequences:
- the LOC129960734 gene encoding uncharacterized protein LOC129960734 isoform X3: MPLHEDKERKTIERGNLFMDKVIETIADYEFCNDSYLLDNIEFSFERNTPYGNISLDTRLSDGHLKGLQTLDRLGPCSFFEADGRMHINAALTTGLLNVKYQGCFQFLSLLRPHFSLDVNIINVTVCLYISVNSSTGQDGILHKFFVENIQDISVNFSGLRPFNKPINFLNRGLIRIFRNHIEKKLQTLLEDHIKSKIANFTFPNKKIVYYKYKLKIPPHSQSPYKFSPLQTIEEFE, translated from the exons ATGCCATTGC ATGAggacaaagaaagaaaaactatagAAAGAGGAAACTTATTTATGGATAAAGTCATCGAAACTATTGCGGATTATGAATTTTGTAATGACAGTTATCTGTTGGataatattgaatttagtttTGAGAGGAATACTCCATACGGAAATATAAGTCTGGATACTAGACTTTCTGATGGACATCTTAAGGGCTTGCAAACATTGGATCGTCTTGGACCTTGTAGTTTCTTTGAAGCTGATGGAAGAATGCACATTAATGCAGCATTAACAACAGGTCTTCTGAATGTGAAATATCAAGGTTGCTTTCAATTCTTATCATTACTTCGTCCACATTTTTCTTTAGATGTCAATATTATAAATGTCACCGTTTGCTTGTATATTAGTGTAAACTCTTCAACTGGTCAGGATGGCATTCTCCATAagttttttgttgaaaatatacaAGACATAAGTGTTAACTTCTCTGGTCTCAGACCTTTTAATAAGCCGATTAATTTTCTCAATAGAGGACTAATAAGAATTTTTCgaaatcatattgaaaaaaagCTACAGACACTTCTTGAAGACCATATAAAGTCAAAAATTGCTAACTTTACCTTTCctaataaaaaaatcgtttattataaatataaattaaaaattcctccCCATTCACAATCTCCTTATAAATTTAGTCCATTACAAACTATCGAAGAGTTTGAATAA
- the LOC129960734 gene encoding uncharacterized protein LOC129960734 isoform X1: MNKIFLQPTISRGLPIRYNYKKIHLLTDEDKERKTIERGNLFMDKVIETIADYEFCNDSYLLDNIEFSFERNTPYGNISLDTRLSDGHLKGLQTLDRLGPCSFFEADGRMHINAALTTGLLNVKYQGCFQFLSLLRPHFSLDVNIINVTVCLYISVNSSTGQDGILHKFFVENIQDISVNFSGLRPFNKPINFLNRGLIRIFRNHIEKKLQTLLEDHIKSKIANFTFPNKKIVYYKYKLKIPPHSQSPYKFSPLQTIEEFE; encoded by the exons atgaataaaatatttttgcagcccACGATATCACGGGGACTTCCCATAAggtataactataaaaaaattcatttgctgACTG ATGAggacaaagaaagaaaaactatagAAAGAGGAAACTTATTTATGGATAAAGTCATCGAAACTATTGCGGATTATGAATTTTGTAATGACAGTTATCTGTTGGataatattgaatttagtttTGAGAGGAATACTCCATACGGAAATATAAGTCTGGATACTAGACTTTCTGATGGACATCTTAAGGGCTTGCAAACATTGGATCGTCTTGGACCTTGTAGTTTCTTTGAAGCTGATGGAAGAATGCACATTAATGCAGCATTAACAACAGGTCTTCTGAATGTGAAATATCAAGGTTGCTTTCAATTCTTATCATTACTTCGTCCACATTTTTCTTTAGATGTCAATATTATAAATGTCACCGTTTGCTTGTATATTAGTGTAAACTCTTCAACTGGTCAGGATGGCATTCTCCATAagttttttgttgaaaatatacaAGACATAAGTGTTAACTTCTCTGGTCTCAGACCTTTTAATAAGCCGATTAATTTTCTCAATAGAGGACTAATAAGAATTTTTCgaaatcatattgaaaaaaagCTACAGACACTTCTTGAAGACCATATAAAGTCAAAAATTGCTAACTTTACCTTTCctaataaaaaaatcgtttattataaatataaattaaaaattcctccCCATTCACAATCTCCTTATAAATTTAGTCCATTACAAACTATCGAAGAGTTTGAATAA
- the LOC129960734 gene encoding uncharacterized protein LOC129960734 isoform X4, translating into MSFGIDEIEMGNRYIDQFLRQWVEDMEGNDTYYLLDMLCFQSEKLFDMDVRMQNTNIRGLDTLQRTGNCSLIEQNGRMNVIADLGTGYMRTKKEKL; encoded by the exons atgtCTTTCGGAA TTGATGAAATTGAGATGGGTAACAGATACATCGATCAGTTTCTCAGGCAATGGGTTGAAGACATGGAAGGCAACGATACCTATTATTTATTGGATATGCTCTGTTTTCAAAgcgaaaaattatttgatatggACGTCCGAATGCAGAACACGAACATTAGAGGTTTGGATACTCTTCAGCGCACGGGCAATTGCTCTTTAATTGAGCAAAATGGAAGAATGAACGTTATAGCTGATTTGGGGACAGGTTAC ATGAggacaaagaaagaaaaactatag
- the LOC129960734 gene encoding uncharacterized protein LOC129960734 isoform X2 encodes MSFGIDEIEMGNRYIDQFLRQWVEDMEGNDTYYLLDMLCFQSEKLFDMDVRMQNTNIRGLDTLQRTGNCSLIEQNGRMNVIADLGTGYVSLNCDINVRLTFLNLSIPFSIQMDYIQILMKFSADSETGKDGILHDLKIMDVRGMVVEVRNGWMVNWMIDLLNKSTIFTECARKLLEYQIGEYMNNRIQYFRFRSKWNATDCRCSMFRMLFSSQTDCEDLKMYDIAYKNSVRPIFLSERKKFIY; translated from the exons atgtCTTTCGGAA TTGATGAAATTGAGATGGGTAACAGATACATCGATCAGTTTCTCAGGCAATGGGTTGAAGACATGGAAGGCAACGATACCTATTATTTATTGGATATGCTCTGTTTTCAAAgcgaaaaattatttgatatggACGTCCGAATGCAGAACACGAACATTAGAGGTTTGGATACTCTTCAGCGCACGGGCAATTGCTCTTTAATTGAGCAAAATGGAAGAATGAACGTTATAGCTGATTTGGGGACAGGTTACGTAAGTTTGAATTGTGATATCAATGTGCGTCTAACGTTTCTGAACTTGTCAATCCCCTTTAGCATTCAGATggattatattcaaattttgatgaaatttagcgCTGATTCTGAAACAGGAAAAGATGGTATTCttcatgatttgaaaataatggaTGTGAGAGGTATGGTTGTAGAAGTTCGCAATGGCTGGATGGTAAATTGGATGATCGATCTTCTTAACAAGTCAACGATCTTTACTGAATGTGCCAGGAAATTACTGGAATATCAAATTGGAGAGTATATGAACAACAGGATTCAATATTTTCGGTTTCGAAGCAAATGGAATGCCACTGATTGTCGATGTAGCATGTTCCGCATGTTATTTTCATCACAAACTGATTgtgaagatttaaaaatgtacGATATCGCTTATAAGAATTCCGTAAGACCTATTTTcctaagtgaaagaaaaaaatttatatattga
- the LOC129960673 gene encoding uncharacterized protein LOC129960673, with product MGLFQFVSFIGLFVLARTYASDSTIDNDPNERGNLYIDKLIEDIIETRGDEFDPYKLGESVFGFYKKILFVNVSCEVRLRSGYLRGLKTLHRTGDSYLTEQGDKLVVRATLGSGALDFKYEGSIKFLNIGPSITVAGNLAYIEVMIEFSVDSKTGRNGSLHEFFIEDIRDMNVWVSGLGPFNWALNPIIKGAKKIFKTYLKNLLESKIQFYIEERLPNFQFPVEGLYSVKSTP from the exons ATGGGcttatttcaatttgtttcatttattggcTTGTTTGTGTTGGCCAGAACTTATGCAAGCG aTTCAACCATTGATAATGATCCAAATGAAAGAGGCAATTTATACATCGACAAACTTATTGAAGATATAATTGAAACCAGAGGAGATGAATTTGATCCATATAAACTAGGAGAAAGCGTTTTTGgattctacaaaaaaattttgtttgttaatgTCTCGTGTGAAGTTCGATTGCGCAGTGGTTATTTGCGAGGCCTGAAAACTCTTCATCGTACTGGAGACTCTTATCTTACAGAACAAGGTGATAAACTTGTAGTTCGAGCAACTCTTGGATCTGGTGCGCTGGATTTCAAGTATGAAGGCAGtatcaaatttcttaatataGGACCATCAATTACTGTGGCAGGCAACCTGGCTTATATTGAAGTCATGATTGAATTCAGTGTAGATTCTAAAACAGGAAGGAATGGTAGTTTGCATGAATTCTTCATTGAAGATATCCGAGATATGAATGTTTGGGTTAGTGGGCTTGGACCTTTCAATTGGGCATTGAATCCTATCATAAAAGGAGCAAAGAAGATCTTCAAAacttatctgaaaaatttattggaaagcaaaattcaattttatattgaagAGAGGTTACCTAATTTTCAGTTTCCAGTTGAAGGATTGTATAGTGTTAAAAGCACGCCTTAA